A region of the Culex quinquefasciatus strain JHB chromosome 1, VPISU_Cqui_1.0_pri_paternal, whole genome shotgun sequence genome:
GGCAGGAGTTCGGATGCCTCGAGTGTGGCGAGGTTTTCAACAGCTTCGCCGTACTCAAGGACCATCGTGCGTACCAACATCCGGAAGTCGGTCTACCGTTTCCGTGCGAAACGTGCGGCGAGCAGTACGAGCAGAAGGTACAGCTGACCAAGCACTGCCGGAACGCCCATCCAGAGCAGAACAGGCTCGTCTGTGCGGAGTGCGGCAAGCTGTTTAGCAGCGCGTCTACCCTGAGACAGCACCGGGAAACTCACCGTGACGTCCGGAAGTTCCGCTGCACGTACTGCGAGCAGACGTTCGCCCAGCGCACTCCGCTCAAGAACCACATCCGGAACAAGCACACCGGTGAGAAGCCGTTTTCCTGCGAAACCTGCGGTAAGCCCTTCAGTGATAGCTCAGTTTACTATCGGCACCGGACCAAATGCTTTAGAGAGCATGAAGCGAAGAACAAATCGGAAGATCCGTCACTTGTTAAGCAGGAATGTTAGTGAGGAAGTTTCTTTCTGtcaaaatgaaatatttcacaacaTGAACTGTCATTTCTTTTACTCATTTCGAAAATCCCTAAAAACAAGCCTTTCCACAATTTCCCTACTTTTCCTCCTCCTTGACAAAGCAGCTGTCACTCGCGGGATCACACCCGTCAAACGGCACCAACTGCTCCGTATCTCCCCCTTcccgcacacaaacacaaagCGGTCGCTTCTCACTCGTCTCCGCGTACCTCCTAGGCCGCCCCACCCAGCCCCGCTCAACCCCGTTCCCACTCCGACTGGTGCACCAAACCCGCGTTCCGCTCTCCTGCTTCCACTCGACGTTACACGTCGGAAGTTCCTCCCCTCTCACCGCCGCCGCCTCTTCTTCCGCTTCGGCCCGCGCCACCCTCTGCTCCACCACCCGACTGTACTCCGTGGGTTCCCCCCGCGCGTCAAAGTACCGCCCCGCCAGCTTGCCCACGTACGGGTACGTCTCGTCGTAGAACGACTTCCACTTGACGATGCCGCGGATCTCGGCGTCCGTCAGCGCGCTCACGTCGCTCATTTCCGGCGTGTACTGCTCAAAGTCGCCCGACACGAACGAGCGGGACGCGTCGTGACCTGCGGGTGGTTGAAATGTTTCAAGTTTGACAGTTGATAGTCGAAGCGATTGACGCGGTACTAACCTACAAACATGTTGTACGACTCGCCGGGTCCGTAGTGTTTGGCCCCGCTCTGCACGTCGTAAACGTGACCGAGGATGACCAGGTAGAGGCCCTTGCTGCCCTCGGTGCCGTCGTACTGGGCCAGTTCGCGCTCGGTCAGTACGCCCTCTGCCGTAATGACTTCGGACGCTTCGCGACCTGGTTCGGAGCCAGGTTCCCGGGACAGCACGGCAAACAGAACGACGGCCATCCCGATTACGACGATGTGCCGGAGGTACGGTGCCACGTACGACAGGACCATCGTGGAATCTCCGGAAATCTAGGGTTTTTGTTACGGAAACCTCGAGGTGCCCGCAAGTGACCTGAGCTGCCACCACAACACAACTGCTGAAGAAGTGTTGGGCGATCAAAACATGCGAGAAAACCAGTTTTGCGTTCGCTCTCACCTTAAGGTTCCTCGATGAGAGAGAAAACAACTTGCGAGAGAGAGCTTTTAACGAGCACGAGGTCACCGGGAAGTTCGAGAGCCCCAACCATAGTTGTGGTGGAAGCTTTCATGATTCATTCATAAATGGGCTGGTTGTTACTCGCGACAGTGATGCAATGATAACAGCTATAAAGGactagtttttgaataaattatcaTACATTGATTGAGGGGGTTATGTAAAACCCTCGTGAACATTCTGGTTTGACCGTAAGCGATTGAACTCTAGGTGAACGTGATGCCTCAATGTCAAGCAATCTTGCTACTTTTGACAGCGCTGCGCGCTAGGATCTACACCACCTGGTAGTTGAAGATCCTTGAAGGCTGATACGCAGTTGTCCGAATGATCCACACTGGCGGAACCGAAATGAAGTAAACCAGACTGAAAAtaaacttgacaataatcaaacaaatatctattttttttactgaaaatttcataatCATTTTAtgtattattcaaaaatatagagaatttgcagcaaagctaaaagacacgtgtcgccacctatgaacaaatagcgtaaacctatgattttttgaaaaaatgtgttttttccttcataatcaacatttttataaaacttatgccggattcggatgagaaaaattatttccaacaatttggtgtataactttccaatatttgtttgatttttctatgagaaaactgtaaatttagaaaaagatagtaatttggactgtttggcaagaaagtctgtcaaaaatcaataaaaattgttgaatatacgagTTATAAAGATCCCATTATGAAAGGGGGGAAGTTTCGAAATAAATAACGCCGACGCGTTGTGTTAgactgtccaaaacgttctgattttattgtgatcgaaaagtcccccagagcctcacacacgaggtactgaggttttgcttgcaaagcattaatcgagctacttggTTTAATtgcggcgaggtaaacgaagtttagctttgttcgcggtttgggttactgttgccggctgtgctgacgatgttggtggcgtcgatcaattatgcggaaagcaatttccgtaacttacgttaacacatctgttgtCAACTATACAACTGTTTATTTCCTTGATATATACAGGGAAACCAATTTTTtcatgttccaaaacatgttttttaaagaaaaaggtcacaaatttttgcgcgcccgaaaattgatgttcattattttaaggcaaaaaaaaattctcgtcttttgcaaccagtttcattaagattgatacagggaatcatgagaaataagcgattttgttcttcaatctagCAGAAaggaatcgagaaattaaaagtgcaacatggagttaaactttcgcaactgtcatggtaaacttcacagaagcttgacagaaccggctcacatctctctttttaatttctcgatacgatttttggcaagtaatctcattttggcgccacctacatttgaaacacagtcgcgctgcaaaacctcaatggaaaaacaaaaatttcagaaatttcaaacaacaagaaatttaaaaaattattatggaattttcaacaatttttaatatccgaaattaggaaattcaaaataaaaaaaatatgcagaattgaataaaaaatttaatataaatagctcaaccattttaaattttgaagcctgaaaattttcagaaattacaGGTCGAAATtccaatagtttaaaaaatctgaaatgtagaaattcgaaaatacaaatatatgaaaacctcgaaattctaacattcaaaaactctattttttccaaaattcggaaaaaaaaatctagaatgaaaaattaagaattgagtaattttaaaaatttaagaattcaagaatcttaaagatttaaaaatttataaatttaaaaattgacaaattaacaaatctataaatttatgaatttgcaaataaatattaaaaactattaaaaatttgaaaaacttaaaaataaaaaattccaaaatttaaaaacataaatttttaaaatcaaaaattgaggaatttaagaataaggctttctagtcagaaatttaccaacacattcaaggTATGTTAACAtggcagctggacgtttgtttgcatcataTTTCTCATCTCtgtctagcaaaagttttttgtcaggcgacttctagctggttttgtTTTAACTGACCGCCCGATggttgtttgcatcaggacactgtggcgagaagttcatcatttttgggttaaattatattttttccacTGGGTCTCACTCAAAAAACGTTTCACCACATAGTTGCATGAAAATTCCGGTAGCAGCCAATTTTTGGTCCCAAACACCGTTTCACATGAGTCATGCAACTACCACAGTACATTCACGTCAATCCTACTTGCTTCCAACGCAGCCTACACTAACACAACTAAATTTTACGTGAAATTCTTGCCTGAAAAATTGGAGGCGTGGCTTGCAAGTCAGCTGATTTGGGTTTGCATGGAATTCATGTCACATTCGCAAGCAAAGTGGTATGGAAAATATCCACTTACCATTTCATGCAACATTGTGGTGAAAAGTGACGACGACGTGCAGAGTTGCATGATTTTCCtgtctgaaaattttgagccagcCAGCAAGTCTGAGGACAATCAGTCTACTGGTGATTCTCAACAGCTGAACATGGTTTCAGTCGGGCACGGAATCAAGATTTTAGTTATTTGTCTTTCTTGGTTGATTTAAGAACCGGAGCAATTCAAGATTCATTTGTAAGTATTTTCTGCACCATTGTTGAtaatttttgcattaattttCTGTGTTCTTATTTTCCAGACATCGAAGCCAGAAAATTCAGCGCGATCATCGGTTTCCCACCGTGGCCAATTTTAATTTGAGGCCGAATGTGCGCAAGGTTCATCGGGACCGGTAATCAAGGTAGCCAAGGGAATCAACGCAGACCGAGGAGATGGAGACGAAGGCGCTGGCCCCGAATGGCGGACGTGAACGAAACTGTCCCACTAGACTACTCCCGAGGGGCGTGACAAAGGCCTTAATGTATTAATTTTCGGTATTTAATACATTAAGGAAATAAATTTCtcatgacatttgacatttgacagcgCCACACCTGCTTTGAAAACTTTGGTTTGCTTCGTGTCCCTTTTGCGCACTCGGCTGTCAAGCTTGTTTTGGTTTCGTGTAAAAAAGAATGACGATGTGAAGCTGAAGAGATTTTGGAGCAGGACGATCCAAACGTGGTCATTGACGGAGGAGTTGCAGCCGCCGGAGTTGAATTACATTCCAGTAGCTGGTTAAGTGCTATGACGAAGATCCTGGAACGCGCCTTGCCGGAGTAAAAGATTTTCATGTTTAATAGCAATCAGACGTTGGACAAGAGCAAGATTTCGTTGCAGCTGGTGGTCGACATCGCGGGAAAATGAAATGCACCTCCTGTGCAACCGCAAAAGTGATCTGCACTACGAGCTTTCTGACGGCAACGCCTCTGCGTTGCACTAGCGCTCGGATGCTGGAATGATGAATCCGGCAAATGATGCGGGTAGCTGGCGGCCGGAAGAGCATCCAGGAGTAGACTATTATAATGAAATCATCAGAGTTTATTACTAGGAGTGGCTTTTAGTTACGTTaggtgatgactttttggtagattgcattggaaaaaagaaaataaaatatctcaactttgttgttttatttattttaacaataatcCCACCGGTTGGCCGGTTCTTGAGTGTTGCCGATCTCCAGGGAGGTTGGCCGCCCGGAAGCTGGGGCGAGTATATGAACAAACCCActaagaattttggctcgagcctcgagtcgatctggctcgagatcgagcctgaatcgagtcgaggctcgagccaaaattctcagtgggaatACACAACTTCCCTTGCAACTTCCTGTTCGTGGGAAGAGCATTCATTCCGCTCGACCGGCGATTGCTTTTCCGTCGGGCTTATGATAGTTCCGATGATCTGGCTTCTGGTGGTCATCATGAGATTAACGGACTTCAAGGACTCTGCGGTGATGAGGTTGCAACGGTAGGGACACATCAGGGGAAACCACTTCTGGTGAGCCGCATTGAACATGCCCAGCTGTTTGGCGGGAGTGCTGACGAAGAAACGATTCCAAACCAACTGGACCATTTTTGCGGAAATCTGTGAGTAGGAAGAATTGGAGTCGAGGATCCGCTTAAACCGTTTCAATAAACACAGCATCCAGGTGTGTCCCAATGCGCCGCTCGATGGCCTCCTGGCACTTTCCTGCTCGACCTGTTCTTCGATGACACAAATTTTGCgccaaacacaacaacaaataCGGGcggtgtcaaactgtcaaatcaaTGTAGTGTGAGAAGAGGTGACGTTGTTTTGAACGTAAACAATCGTTAATGTATTTAATTCCTaccgttaattaattaaataatttaatatctTACTATTGTCCCGCCCCTCGACTACTCCCAAACCGAAGCGTGCCGGAATCGTGAACTATTCGCCTGTGCTTCAGAAGTGGCTGATGTCGGAGGATTTATTGCAAAGAAAAATACTGTGATAAATGATTGAAAGTTTTTTATCTGTGTTGTGATATGTGTTCATGAAAATcggcatattttgaaaataaaaaagttaaaactcaACTCCATGTGTTCATTGCTCAGAAATCaccaaaagcaacaaaaaaaaaaaatgaatgaaaacccCCTCCCCCAAAACCCCCATAATCACCTCTAAAATCATGTGATGGTCACATTCTGAGAAGGTAGGTGCTGCGTGAATTGGTTGCAACTTTGACGTGAATTCTTGTGATGTTACATATGAATGTATTGgttcgtttgaaaattgaaaaaaaccaaGACTCCTGAGGTTCACGTAGATTTCGCATGAACAACcacatggaaaaaaatcacttatatTTTCATGCAACATTGTGGTGAACACTATTTTGAGTgtagaaagccttatttaagaatttaagaatttaaaaatttaagaatttaagaatttaaaatttaataatttgagaatttgagaatttaagaatttcaaaatttaataatttaggaatttgaaaatttaagaatttaagaatttaagaatttaaaaatttaagaattaaagaattaaagaattgaagaattgaagaataaaagaataaaagatttaaagaattaaagaattaaagaattaaggaattaaagaattaaataattgaagaatttaagaatttaagaacttaagaatttaagaatttaagaattaaagaattaaagaatccaggtttttaagcgaagatggcgtttgaatggtgaacgcccgaaatgtcaaaatcgcgcagtagcaccaacattagaaaaaaaatgtggctgtcatgccatgacacacttgttccgtaatgttggtaccactgcgtgattttgacatttcgggcgttcaccattcgaacaccATCTTCGCATAAAAACCtcgatttaagaaattaaggatttaagaatataagaattcaaaaatttaagaatttgagaatttaaaaatttcagaatttaagaatttgagaatttaacaatttaagaatttatcaatataagaatttaagaatttaagaatttaagaatttaagaatttaagaatttaagaatttaagaatttaagaatttaagaatttaagaatttaagaatttatgaattaatgaatctaagaatttaagaatttaagaatttaagaatctaagaatttaagaatttaagaatttaagaatttaagaatttaagaatttaagaatttaagaatttaagaatttaagaatttaagaatttaagaatttaagaatttaagaatttaagaatttatgaattaatgaatctaagaatttaagaatttaagaatttaagaatctaagaatttaagaatttaagaatttaagaatttaagaatttaagaatttaagaatttaagaatttaagaatttaagaagttaagaatttaataatttaagaatttgagaatttgagaatttaagaatataagaattaaaaaatttaagaatttaagaattgcagaatttaagaataatttaagaatttaataatttaagaatttaaaatttcaaaaatttaagaatttaagaatttaggaatttaggaatttaagaatttaattaaaaaatttaagaattaaaacattaaagaactcacgaatttaagaattaagaatttaagaatttaagaatttaagaatttaagaatttaagaatttaagaatttaagaatttaagaatttaagaatttaagaatttaagaattaatgaatttaaaaatttaataaattaagaattgaggaatttaagaatttgaaaatttaaaaattaaaagaaataagaatttaagaatttaggaatttcataatctaagaattaaaaaattgaaaaatttagaaattcattaaaaactattaatacatttttaccagccttattttatatatttttttatattctgatttcataatatcataattttatattttcataattcaaaaaaaaaaataggcgcAAAAatttcttgaccgcgttcctaCCGGTCACCATACTTCGCTTGAACTTGAATCTAGCCAGTTCAATGTCAATCAACCATAAGGTAATGCAAATTTGACAAGCAAAGCGTCATCGACGACGTCCGTTCTATATCACCGATTACTTCCCATAAAATCAACGGCACTGCAAGTGCACCAACTCGCGATCTCCCTTATCGGTTGCGCTTTTGTTTGTTATCTtggcgaaaaaaaagaagaagagagAGAGCCCGCTTCAAGTTGATACTCGCGTATATTTACCAACAGAAAGGCAACGGTACACAGCGACTTCAAGTGTCCGTCCACAAATATTGCTACGAAGCTTACAGGCTaacatcacacacacacacaaacgcacaCTTTGTTGCATTACATCACAGATAACGCCGTTCTACACCGGTCGGAGATCCTGGTCGGAGGTCATCAAAGTGCCGTCTCGTAGACCCCTCGAGAGCTCTGCTGCGTAATTGTTGCGGTTCCGGCCGAATTGCTCGCGGTGGTCGTATTAAGCTGTCCTCGACCACTTCCGGTGCGATTGGCGTCGTCCGGGGTGATCTGGAATGTtccggattgtttttttttcagttgtggTACTATTAACTTGAAATGTTTCATTTGACAGTTGCTTGGTTGATCTCAAAGATCAATCAACAATGAGTTAACCCCGCTCCTCAAACGTCAAATGAAATGTTTCAGCTAGACCCAATAGAACGCGGAAACATTTCCAAGCGTGGAACTTACCGCGCCGTACTGATTCTCCGATCCACCGCTCACTTCCGGCCGGAACACATCCCCGAGCGAGGGTCGTATCTTGGGCCGTGACTTGAACTTGCCCGACTGGGACACGGAGTACTTGCGCTGGAGACTCGTGGTGGACGGTTCGTGGTTCTTTTCGCGCAGCGTCATTCTGGATGTGTGTGCTTCAGGTAGCGCAGTTGGTCACGAATTGATTGTTATGATTGGGCAGGTTCTGGACGCTGTCGTTCGGGGGGCCCCCATATAGATAAGGGTTTCGGGCGCGCGTGGTTTTATCAGGGAGGATGCACAAATACAGCCCGCGGCGAGGATGTTGGAGATAAGAGGCAATTGGCTGGATGCAATAGTGTTTAGGTGCGACCAATATTGCCCACGACGACGTGATAATTGTTTATCGATTGATAAGGCCGTTTTTTTGCACAGCAAAATTTGTCTGCGACTATTTTGGGAAACTCCATCATGACATCTAACTTTGAATCATTTTAAGACAGGGAATTTCTCAGCCAAGGTTTCCCCCATTTAGGATTAAaaccaataattttatttacagAAAACAGTGATATAGGTATAGTGAACATTTAACAGTAGTCTTTAGAAATTCTAAATATCTCCGTCCCCGTCAACATCAAACACAACTTTCCAACTTCCATTCGGCTCACAAACCCGCCAGGTGGTCTCTCTTTGGCAACCTCCGACGACGGCAACGGCTAAAAAAGTTTGCATAAAAAATAGACTTTCTACTCTTGTGCTTACGGCGGCGGCGTCCTCTCCCTCCTCATGCCTAGACCCTCGGCTGGCCGGCGGTCTGTTCCGCTCGCTGGGATCCACTGCTCGCGGCGGTGTACTTTCGTATGTTTTCCGGCGTAAAGTCCAAAATCCGGCGCTGTTTCTTGCGGTTGTACTGCTTCTGTCGGTAGTAGATCTTGAGCGCTCCCTTGATGGCGACGAAGGCGAACCCGCCGACCAGGACGCGCTGGAAGTTGTTCTGAATCGAGTCGAAGAAGACTCGCCCCACGACGGACGAGACCGTGGGCAGGAGCAGCGCTCCGCACAGGACCCGGGTGGCCGAGACCGGATCCGAGCTGACGACCGTACCGGGCGGTAGTCCATTGGTGGGAGGCTGCTGAGGCGAGGACTCTCCGCCGTTGCCTCCgctgctggaaccgtacgcGGGGTCATCCTCAAGCGACGCGATCGGTAGCAGCAGGTTCAGCATCGGGAACTTGCGAACGCTGAACGATTTGGTCTGCAGGAAACGCAGCACAAACTCTTCCCATCGGATCATGCGTCCCAAGATCAAGCCCACCGGAATGGCCGGAAGTCCGATCAGCAACACGATCGGCTCAGCTCGCTCCATCAGAGCCAAACCTTCCTCGTACCCAACCGTCTGCAGGACGGTCACAGCGCCGTACGTGACGGCCATCCAGTAGAACGACCCCACGATCACCCCAGCCGTCAAGAACGGACTAATCCGCTTGATCATAGTGTCGATCCCTTCCAGCACATTCGCCAGCGTGCCCATCGAGGGCAGCACGATAATATACTCGCTCTGGCACTGCGGACAGCTGACCCGCTTGAACGTGTTGCCCTTCTGCTTCTCGTCCACCCAACGCTGCAGACAGCTCTGGTGGACCCACTTCGTAGCTCCCCTACAGTTGCACGGCTGAACCCACGGCGCCAGCTTATCGTCCTCATCCGTGGCGAAGCAGACCCAACAGTACCGTTCGTCTGCCACTTCCGCCTTCGGCGCAGCCACCACTACTTCCGGCGTCTCGGCCATGCTGCAAGGACGATTGTCAAACTTTAGCCAAGGCACAAACCCCCCAACCGTCACAATCGGTGCGGGTTCGAGTCTTGGCTAAAATTGCTCACGCAAAATCCCCCTCCAGCTTGTTATCAGAACCGTTTTTAACCCAGTTAATTCTTCGATAGCTCAGTTGGTAGGGCAGCGCACGCCAGATTCGAACTCAGCGCgtcgacttttccagaaaaaaaatcgacgcCATGAACTCTGAACCTTGCACTTACCTCCTCCTTCGTCTGTTTGTGTGtgggggtgtgtgtgtgtgcttcggAATCAAAACACTGCTGCTGCAAATCCCGTCCCTGGATGACCTTTGAGTTGCGGGTTTGTCAAATCAAAATTTCGCAAGACCTTATTTTGGGACGCACCTCTGTTGCAACCCCTTTTCAGCTGGCGACAAACTCTTGTGACAAGAGAAAAACAGTTTGCTGCGATTGGCGAAGAAGTTGGCCTGCAGTTtcgtcactatttttttttcctactcTTTTTGATTCAGGCTTTGAGAAACTTGCATGCAGAACATAAACAGCCGCCCGTCGCGAAATTTGACACTTGTTTGAACAGCCGCCGCGATTGACAGGAAAGCGACGGCGGCGCGGGGGAGATACCTTCTTCTGTGAAATTGGTTACAACTTGTTTTGTTTGCTGCAGCATGGAGGAGGTTACACTCAAAATTAgaattattgtttttgaaaaggtaacATCACGccgaaaaatgtttgtttaaacaaaaattttgttgaatataatcaacgccgattttgcgttgaattaaaccttaattttctcaattccacaaaaatcttttgttgttttgaaaaagtttctttgacgtttagcgttgattcaacaaaaatgttgattttcaaattaacaaaatattttgttgatttaaatacgccttatttttctgcgtgatgcACCATTTTTTTAACATCACCCTCGACATCACCCGACTgctaatagaggagaaaatcaagTACAGAATTATCAAGTTCACCTGGCGTCTCCGTACTGAATTTGTAttgtgattttgattttgaaaagcgCCGGgtggacttgaaaaaaaaagaaggaaaaggaTTGGATTTAAGGgatatatctagagttttttttctaaaggtcctataagctattgtgtttcatatgtttataggaccttataaaaaacACTAGATATCTaaactatccaggtttttaagcgaagatggcgttcgaatggtgaacgcccgaaatgtcaaaatcgcgcagtagcaccaacattagaaaaaaaatgtggctgtcatgccatggcacacttgttccgtaatgttggtaccactgcgtgattttgacatttcgggcgttcaccattcgaacgccatcttcgcttaaaaacctcgatagttctgattttgagtgtaccTCGAAACCGTTAAGTCGAGATTCAAATTCGATATCCTTTGAAAAGGAATATAGCGGGTCAGGGTGAgaaagtattgttttgattttgagtgtttttaggggacaaacaattatttttttcaaaaatctttacaagccttccagttttttttttatttaatgattttttgaattaattattcAATTTGTGAAGTTCAAAACCATTTACCCAGTCACGGCTtactagcaggattctagcagagttctatcCTATAGGTTCTATCAGATCTATTCCAACAGCATTCTACCAAAAATGCTTTACCATTCCAGCAAGATTCTAGtggaaccagctctgctagaatatctCGTGACtgaggaaattttgataaatttgagatattttgttcgtgtttatttaatttctgagaatatttagaatttttatttatttcattttttttaaatttcataagcttaagaaatttttgatataattttagaaaatgctTAAAGTTTTACTCAATATTTCAATAATGtgttttggattatttttttaaaatatttttaaaattttaagagtctaaaattatattgaatttgagataagaattttaaaaatatattaaattctaaaaactgTAGAAATtctaaaagtattaaaaaatttaaaacctttaaaaatcttaaaataaaaaaagtaaaagttcaaaaacttggatttaaaaaaaaaaataatttgacacattctagaatttgaaaaaagtaaagacttaaattgtaaaaaaaaatctaaaaattaaaggttttttagctcacaatttcaaaaataaaaaattcgtaaaaaaagtaaaaaagtagaggaatttgaaaagcctaaaaaaacaaaaaagagttACAAAGACACgacaacaaaaactaaaatttcaaaaataaaaataaaaggaaaattaagaaccaaaaaaatttcacttcaataagaattactaaaatattttttttttagaaaagaaaaaagaatGTACCATGTTAtaatatttctttttaaaattttaagatttctcgaattttatttatttctatttcgtaactttaagaatttattgcattttaagaattaagattttttagaggagctttctgaaatttttaaattctatttttttataataaatagttttaaatttttaaaatatttagtttttttgcgattttgagattttttcaaaatttcagcaagttatctatttaatatttttcgCAAACCGAACTCTTAAAAGAGTTTTCAGAGCTTTttgaactatatttttttttgtatttggaaTTTgcattcatttgattttttaaagaagtatttttgaatttttaaaacttaaatatttttttaaattttatcttaGAATTCTAAGTTATcgtttagttttaaaaattaaaaaagcatagcaaaaataataaaaaaatatctaaaaatgttaagaattgTGAACACTGTCTAGAACAAAAGAACTTGAAATAatcaaatcgattttttttaattctaatttttatagaaaattgggGAACTATACCTTTTTGCAGCCTTTTTCTATTATTGGCCTATCAGTACTTTgaacatgaattacagct
Encoded here:
- the LOC6044772 gene encoding E3 ubiquitin-protein ligase MARCHF5, with product MAETPEVVVAAPKAEVADERYCWVCFATDEDDKLAPWVQPCNCRGATKWVHQSCLQRWVDEKQKGNTFKRVSCPQCQSEYIIVLPSMGTLANVLEGIDTMIKRISPFLTAGVIVGSFYWMAVTYGAVTVLQTVGYEEGLALMERAEPIVLLIGLPAIPVGLILGRMIRWEEFVLRFLQTKSFSVRKFPMLNLLLPIASLEDDPAYGSSSGGNGGESSPQQPPTNGLPPGTVVSSDPVSATRVLCGALLLPTVSSVVGRVFFDSIQNNFQRVLVGGFAFVAIKGALKIYYRQKQYNRKKQRRILDFTPENIRKYTAASSGSQRAEQTAGQPRV
- the LOC6044773 gene encoding neuferricin homolog → MVLSYVAPYLRHIVVIGMAVVLFAVLSREPGSEPGREASEVITAEGVLTERELAQYDGTEGSKGLYLVILGHVYDVQSGAKHYGPGESYNMFVGHDASRSFVSGDFEQYTPEMSDVSALTDAEIRGIVKWKSFYDETYPYVGKLAGRYFDARGEPTEYSRVVEQRVARAEAEEEAAAVRGEELPTCNVEWKQESGTRVWCTSRSGNGVERGWVGRPRRYAETSEKRPLCVCVREGGDTEQLVPFDGCDPASDSCFVKEEEK